Proteins encoded together in one Temnothorax longispinosus isolate EJ_2023e chromosome 5, Tlon_JGU_v1, whole genome shotgun sequence window:
- the LOC139813667 gene encoding uncharacterized protein isoform X4 gives MYEIIKMEKKKKIAAINGKIGGAKRNRGAVRGRGGFRGRGARIKRNVGPILKNQQQQNWQRNANTASNARGGFARNRFKRNGHLARSRSNLSLNQKANNVRGGAFNVRRGNRGNRFGLTRSRSRTNLTFNQGGFFTNNKSPLKRTSSLPNLRDPNSVHNRLGYQSPAQIAYRNRVKRAKQLLLQRQNQRLNLQNQFRMAQTGQKIGLHPMQPRTLGRQQILTSQRRFTTGGLRSDQIARAQRRAQYEQKLMRMNSARMTPTPNVNFMCTLGSEYMPTTTRQRPLTLAQSRQPATISSPRQLPRGRSPYRQSAQGLNMVGRAPLFGRQRSRSRSRSRSRTHNTTTSDSSGDVDDRNFSEVMYSLSGNLGVTGRTLNERFSF, from the exons ATgt ATGAGATCATAAAgatggagaaaaagaaaaagattgcGGCGATCAACGGAAAGATCGGCGGCGCCAAGCGCAATCGCGGTGCTGTTCGTGGTCGAGGTGGATTTAGAGGACGAGGTGCGAGAATCAAGCGCAATGTCGGGCCCATTCTGAAGAATCAACAGCAACAGAATTGGCAGCGCAATGCGAATACCGCGAGTAACGCGCGCGGTGGTTTCGCTCGGAATCGCTTTAAGAGGAATGGCCATCTCGCGAGGTCGCGCAGCAACTTGAGCCTGAATCAGAAGGCGAACAATGTGAGAGGAGGCGCGTTCAATGTGCGCCGTGGCAACAGAGGCAACAGATTCGGTCTTACTCGTAGCCGGAGCCGCACGAACCTGACGTTCAATCAGGGCGGCTTCTTCACTAACAACAAGAGCCCGCTGAAGCGAACGAGCAGTTTGCCCAATTTGCGAGATCCGAATTCTGTCCACAATCGTCTGGGGTATCAGAGCCCCGCTCAGATTGCCTATCGAAATCGCGTGAAACGAGCGAAGCAGCTGCTGTTACAGAGACAGAATCAGCGATTAAACTTACAGAATCAATTTAGA ATGGCACAGACCGGCCAGAAGATCGGTTTACATCCAATGCAGCCGAGAACTTTGGGAAGACAACAGATACTAACGTCGCAACGTCGCTTTACTACCGGCGGACTACGATCGGATCAGATCGCTCGTGCACAGAGACGGGCGCAATACGAACAGAAATTGATGCGAATGAA CTCCGCCCGGATGACCCCTACTCCGAACGTCAATTTCATGTGCACATTGGGAAGCGAATACATGCCTACCACTACCCGTCAGCGACCACTCACCCTCGCTCAGAGTCGACAACCCGCGACCATTAGTAGTCCGCGACAATTGCCCAGAGGACGATCGCCGTACAGGCAAAGCGCACAGGGTTTAAATATG GTTGGGCGAGCACCGTTATTTGGCCGGCAGCGCTCGAGATCAAGATCGCGATCACGCTCGCGTACGCATAACACAACTACATCCGATTCCAGCGGAGACGTCGACGATCGTAATTTCAGCGAAGTTATGTATAGCCTGTCAGGGAATCTCGGCGTTACGGGGCGAACTCTTAACGAACGATTTAGCTTTTAA
- the LOC139813667 gene encoding uncharacterized protein isoform X1 has protein sequence MCNVKISGKQRRINGGNMNSAGVFSLIAYHFEVIHKAANDNKQRHKLTGIKNKKMQYKIYIAYEIIKMEKKKKIAAINGKIGGAKRNRGAVRGRGGFRGRGARIKRNVGPILKNQQQQNWQRNANTASNARGGFARNRFKRNGHLARSRSNLSLNQKANNVRGGAFNVRRGNRGNRFGLTRSRSRTNLTFNQGGFFTNNKSPLKRTSSLPNLRDPNSVHNRLGYQSPAQIAYRNRVKRAKQLLLQRQNQRLNLQNQFRMAQTGQKIGLHPMQPRTLGRQQILTSQRRFTTGGLRSDQIARAQRRAQYEQKLMRMNSARMTPTPNVNFMCTLGSEYMPTTTRQRPLTLAQSRQPATISSPRQLPRGRSPYRQSAQGLNMVGRAPLFGRQRSRSRSRSRSRTHNTTTSDSSGDVDDRNFSEVMYSLSGNLGVTGRTLNERFSF, from the exons ATgtgtaatgtaaaaatttctgGGAAGCAGCGTCGCATTAATGGAGGAAACATGAACTCAGCCGGCgtcttttctttaattgcaTACCATTTTGAAGTGATCCATAAAGCAGCGAATGACAATAAACAGAGACACAAATTAACgggcattaaaaataaaaaaatgcaatacaaaatatatattgcat ATGAGATCATAAAgatggagaaaaagaaaaagattgcGGCGATCAACGGAAAGATCGGCGGCGCCAAGCGCAATCGCGGTGCTGTTCGTGGTCGAGGTGGATTTAGAGGACGAGGTGCGAGAATCAAGCGCAATGTCGGGCCCATTCTGAAGAATCAACAGCAACAGAATTGGCAGCGCAATGCGAATACCGCGAGTAACGCGCGCGGTGGTTTCGCTCGGAATCGCTTTAAGAGGAATGGCCATCTCGCGAGGTCGCGCAGCAACTTGAGCCTGAATCAGAAGGCGAACAATGTGAGAGGAGGCGCGTTCAATGTGCGCCGTGGCAACAGAGGCAACAGATTCGGTCTTACTCGTAGCCGGAGCCGCACGAACCTGACGTTCAATCAGGGCGGCTTCTTCACTAACAACAAGAGCCCGCTGAAGCGAACGAGCAGTTTGCCCAATTTGCGAGATCCGAATTCTGTCCACAATCGTCTGGGGTATCAGAGCCCCGCTCAGATTGCCTATCGAAATCGCGTGAAACGAGCGAAGCAGCTGCTGTTACAGAGACAGAATCAGCGATTAAACTTACAGAATCAATTTAGA ATGGCACAGACCGGCCAGAAGATCGGTTTACATCCAATGCAGCCGAGAACTTTGGGAAGACAACAGATACTAACGTCGCAACGTCGCTTTACTACCGGCGGACTACGATCGGATCAGATCGCTCGTGCACAGAGACGGGCGCAATACGAACAGAAATTGATGCGAATGAA CTCCGCCCGGATGACCCCTACTCCGAACGTCAATTTCATGTGCACATTGGGAAGCGAATACATGCCTACCACTACCCGTCAGCGACCACTCACCCTCGCTCAGAGTCGACAACCCGCGACCATTAGTAGTCCGCGACAATTGCCCAGAGGACGATCGCCGTACAGGCAAAGCGCACAGGGTTTAAATATG GTTGGGCGAGCACCGTTATTTGGCCGGCAGCGCTCGAGATCAAGATCGCGATCACGCTCGCGTACGCATAACACAACTACATCCGATTCCAGCGGAGACGTCGACGATCGTAATTTCAGCGAAGTTATGTATAGCCTGTCAGGGAATCTCGGCGTTACGGGGCGAACTCTTAACGAACGATTTAGCTTTTAA
- the LOC139813667 gene encoding uncharacterized protein isoform X5, with protein MEKKKKIAAINGKIGGAKRNRGAVRGRGGFRGRGARIKRNVGPILKNQQQQNWQRNANTASNARGGFARNRFKRNGHLARSRSNLSLNQKANNVRGGAFNVRRGNRGNRFGLTRSRSRTNLTFNQGGFFTNNKSPLKRTSSLPNLRDPNSVHNRLGYQSPAQIAYRNRVKRAKQLLLQRQNQRLNLQNQFRMAQTGQKIGLHPMQPRTLGRQQILTSQRRFTTGGLRSDQIARAQRRAQYEQKLMRMNSARMTPTPNVNFMCTLGSEYMPTTTRQRPLTLAQSRQPATISSPRQLPRGRSPYRQSAQGLNMVGRAPLFGRQRSRSRSRSRSRTHNTTTSDSSGDVDDRNFSEVMYSLSGNLGVTGRTLNERFSF; from the exons atggagaaaaagaaaaagattgcGGCGATCAACGGAAAGATCGGCGGCGCCAAGCGCAATCGCGGTGCTGTTCGTGGTCGAGGTGGATTTAGAGGACGAGGTGCGAGAATCAAGCGCAATGTCGGGCCCATTCTGAAGAATCAACAGCAACAGAATTGGCAGCGCAATGCGAATACCGCGAGTAACGCGCGCGGTGGTTTCGCTCGGAATCGCTTTAAGAGGAATGGCCATCTCGCGAGGTCGCGCAGCAACTTGAGCCTGAATCAGAAGGCGAACAATGTGAGAGGAGGCGCGTTCAATGTGCGCCGTGGCAACAGAGGCAACAGATTCGGTCTTACTCGTAGCCGGAGCCGCACGAACCTGACGTTCAATCAGGGCGGCTTCTTCACTAACAACAAGAGCCCGCTGAAGCGAACGAGCAGTTTGCCCAATTTGCGAGATCCGAATTCTGTCCACAATCGTCTGGGGTATCAGAGCCCCGCTCAGATTGCCTATCGAAATCGCGTGAAACGAGCGAAGCAGCTGCTGTTACAGAGACAGAATCAGCGATTAAACTTACAGAATCAATTTAGA ATGGCACAGACCGGCCAGAAGATCGGTTTACATCCAATGCAGCCGAGAACTTTGGGAAGACAACAGATACTAACGTCGCAACGTCGCTTTACTACCGGCGGACTACGATCGGATCAGATCGCTCGTGCACAGAGACGGGCGCAATACGAACAGAAATTGATGCGAATGAA CTCCGCCCGGATGACCCCTACTCCGAACGTCAATTTCATGTGCACATTGGGAAGCGAATACATGCCTACCACTACCCGTCAGCGACCACTCACCCTCGCTCAGAGTCGACAACCCGCGACCATTAGTAGTCCGCGACAATTGCCCAGAGGACGATCGCCGTACAGGCAAAGCGCACAGGGTTTAAATATG GTTGGGCGAGCACCGTTATTTGGCCGGCAGCGCTCGAGATCAAGATCGCGATCACGCTCGCGTACGCATAACACAACTACATCCGATTCCAGCGGAGACGTCGACGATCGTAATTTCAGCGAAGTTATGTATAGCCTGTCAGGGAATCTCGGCGTTACGGGGCGAACTCTTAACGAACGATTTAGCTTTTAA
- the LOC139813667 gene encoding uncharacterized protein isoform X3 produces MSEIDAKVNMSLDEIIKMEKKKKIAAINGKIGGAKRNRGAVRGRGGFRGRGARIKRNVGPILKNQQQQNWQRNANTASNARGGFARNRFKRNGHLARSRSNLSLNQKANNVRGGAFNVRRGNRGNRFGLTRSRSRTNLTFNQGGFFTNNKSPLKRTSSLPNLRDPNSVHNRLGYQSPAQIAYRNRVKRAKQLLLQRQNQRLNLQNQFRMAQTGQKIGLHPMQPRTLGRQQILTSQRRFTTGGLRSDQIARAQRRAQYEQKLMRMNSARMTPTPNVNFMCTLGSEYMPTTTRQRPLTLAQSRQPATISSPRQLPRGRSPYRQSAQGLNMVGRAPLFGRQRSRSRSRSRSRTHNTTTSDSSGDVDDRNFSEVMYSLSGNLGVTGRTLNERFSF; encoded by the exons atgtcaGAGATTGACGCGAAAGTGAACATGTCGCTCG ATGAGATCATAAAgatggagaaaaagaaaaagattgcGGCGATCAACGGAAAGATCGGCGGCGCCAAGCGCAATCGCGGTGCTGTTCGTGGTCGAGGTGGATTTAGAGGACGAGGTGCGAGAATCAAGCGCAATGTCGGGCCCATTCTGAAGAATCAACAGCAACAGAATTGGCAGCGCAATGCGAATACCGCGAGTAACGCGCGCGGTGGTTTCGCTCGGAATCGCTTTAAGAGGAATGGCCATCTCGCGAGGTCGCGCAGCAACTTGAGCCTGAATCAGAAGGCGAACAATGTGAGAGGAGGCGCGTTCAATGTGCGCCGTGGCAACAGAGGCAACAGATTCGGTCTTACTCGTAGCCGGAGCCGCACGAACCTGACGTTCAATCAGGGCGGCTTCTTCACTAACAACAAGAGCCCGCTGAAGCGAACGAGCAGTTTGCCCAATTTGCGAGATCCGAATTCTGTCCACAATCGTCTGGGGTATCAGAGCCCCGCTCAGATTGCCTATCGAAATCGCGTGAAACGAGCGAAGCAGCTGCTGTTACAGAGACAGAATCAGCGATTAAACTTACAGAATCAATTTAGA ATGGCACAGACCGGCCAGAAGATCGGTTTACATCCAATGCAGCCGAGAACTTTGGGAAGACAACAGATACTAACGTCGCAACGTCGCTTTACTACCGGCGGACTACGATCGGATCAGATCGCTCGTGCACAGAGACGGGCGCAATACGAACAGAAATTGATGCGAATGAA CTCCGCCCGGATGACCCCTACTCCGAACGTCAATTTCATGTGCACATTGGGAAGCGAATACATGCCTACCACTACCCGTCAGCGACCACTCACCCTCGCTCAGAGTCGACAACCCGCGACCATTAGTAGTCCGCGACAATTGCCCAGAGGACGATCGCCGTACAGGCAAAGCGCACAGGGTTTAAATATG GTTGGGCGAGCACCGTTATTTGGCCGGCAGCGCTCGAGATCAAGATCGCGATCACGCTCGCGTACGCATAACACAACTACATCCGATTCCAGCGGAGACGTCGACGATCGTAATTTCAGCGAAGTTATGTATAGCCTGTCAGGGAATCTCGGCGTTACGGGGCGAACTCTTAACGAACGATTTAGCTTTTAA
- the LOC139812803 gene encoding uncharacterized protein — MAGTTAGKEMLENTPDAKRVPYERSKDNSVERSQLTPAISAAGICSGWKPSPLQEQKQQIIDSDWGGYALDLDLWEDSKSPVVQIRLDEVSLDDKESSGFLSDRLIGIGSSFLTRSPENGLYILSKCILKNRGLTDIVMLRHHRHLQYINVAGNNISCLSPLSSLRCLMYLNASHNQIERVSNFVPPWYLTYVNLSYNHMTDIGDLRNCWSIVRLNLSHNNLENISGLENLKHLRYLNLSYNLIECIENLDGLNIRELNLEGNCITSFRSSTPGHGINTLLNLRTILLGHNRLSTLGFFKDAYSLRFVDLKFNRITDLLEVFNLKGSIFEVDFRGNTCTKWPNYRNVLISSIPSVKFIDGVEVFPEEKVTSTMLFASPLDLIAARKVAKLTLLEQLNISKVDAHVQPYDEISPPLMILTGPSALKKMALALHVAQTIPDKIKYCRWHTTKEICENDDERKAHIPVNREEFNDMARRGEFLVILDLLGDSYGFHVNQISPLISERKIGLTQMNLYAVTEISKRYPNVKAILMFTHSVDLHRDWIREKFDVYTWIKDSVENLLAVKIGKHREEETETASCILSFIEEILDECMYRQIMCRLEFPIYCISVRPQGNGSTTTDIILQSKTMLPKVVLRRSEVVSLEKKRITLTEARNGKSFDRFSSEEKRRTTGELKVLLDEESNIIVDDEETKREERKSKMLLRRTTLVTNMSNHFDDDDLSESTSSEEATENHEERLTHEEKADALKNTYVELVIKSRKLYLDYHESHPGFFILVLLMDNYTKAFDSLIDFIHESYTSLPYRKSIFLSEIQHFRHTVIPIVLENIVDEIRENLSISKLQRRRLLKLQEIDCPSQNNDRD; from the exons ATGGCAGGAACAACAGCTGGTAAAGAGATGCTTGAAAACACTCCGGATGCTAAACGTGTTCCATATGAAAGATCGAAGGACAATTCTGTGGAAAGGTCTCAATTAACGCCAGCTATTTCTGCTGCAGGG ATTTGCTCCGGATGGAAGCCCTCCCCTCTTCAGGAGCAAAAGCAACAAATTATCGATAGCGACTGGGGAGGATACGCCTTGGATCTGGATTTATGGGAGGACAGCAAATCGCCCGTGGTTCAGATAAGGCTGGATGAGGTGTCGTTGGACGATAAGGAGAGCTCTGGCTTTCTGTCCGATAGATTGATAGGCATCGGATCATCTTTCCTGACGAGATCGCCCGAAAACGGTCTCTATATTCTCAGCAAATGTATCCTGAAAAATAGG GGTCTCACGGACATTGTCATGCTGCGACATCATCGGCACTTGCAATATATTAACGTCGCCGGTAATAACATATCATGTTTGTCGCCTCTGAGCAGCCTCCGatgtttaatgtatttaaacgCGTCGCACAATCAAATTGAACGTGTATCGAACTTTGTGCCTCCTTGGTACCTCACTTACGTAAATTTATCTTACAATCATATGACGGACATCGGCGACTTGAGAAACTGTTGGAGCATCGTCAGATTAAATTTGTCTCACAACAATCTGGAGAACATCTCTGGCCTGGAAAATTTGAA ACATCTACGGTACTTAAACTTGTCCTACAATCTCATCGAATGTATCGAAAACTTGGACGGTCTGAATATAcgagaattaaatttagaagGCAACTGCATAACGTCTTTCAGATCCTCTACGCCCGGCCATGGCATAAATACGTTGTTGAATCTGCGAACAATTCTCCTGGGACACAATAGATTGTCGACTTTGGGCTTCTTCAAG GACGCATACAGTTTACGCTTCGTAGATCTAAAGTTCAATAGAATCACCGACCTGTTGGAGGTATTCAACTTGAAGGGCTCGATATTCGAGGTCGATTTTAGGGGTAACACCTGCACGAAGTGGCCCAATTATCGAAATGTATTGATATCTTCCATACCAAGCGTTAAATTTATTGACGGCGTCGAGGTGTTTCCGGAAGAAAAg GTGACATCAACGATGCTGTTTGCCTCGCCATTGGATTTAATAGCTGCCCGTAAAGTAGCAAAATTAACGTTACTGGAGCAGTTAAACATCAGCAAAGTGGACGCTCACGTTCAACCGTACGACGAAATCAGCCCTCCTCTGATGATACTCACAGGACCATCGGCGCTGAAGAAAATGGCATTGGCCTTGCATGTGGCTCAAACAATTCCCGACAAA ATAAAATACTGCCGTTGGCATACCACGAAAGAGATATGCGAAAACGATGACGAACGTAAAGCTCATATTCCTGTAAACAGAGAAGAGTTTAACGATATGGCGCGGCGTGGCGAGTTTTTGGTAATCCTGGACCTCTTGGGTGACAGTTACGGATTCC ATGTAAATCAGATCAGTCCATTAATATCTGAACGCAAAATTGGGCTCACTCAAATGAATCTGTACGCAGTTACGGAAATTTCTAAACGATATCCGAATGTGAAGGCGATCTTGATGTTCACGCATAGTGTCGATCTCCACAGGGACTGGATACGAGAAAAATTTGACGTTTACACGTGGATTAAAGACAGTGTGGAAAATTTGTTGGCTGTTAAAATAGGCAAGCATCGGGAGGAAGAAACGGAGACCGCTAGTTGTATATTAAGTTTTATCGAAGAAATTCTGGATGAG TGCATGTATCGTCAGATAATGTGCCGTCTAGAATTTCCAATTTACTGCATCTCCGTGAGACCGCAAGGAAACGGGTCGACAACAACTGACATTATATTGCAAAGCAAAACGATGCTACCGAAGGTCGTACTACGAAGGAGCGAGGTAGTGTCGCTGGAAAAGAAACGTATTACGTTGACAGAAGCGAGAAATGGAAAATCGTTTGATCGATTTTCGTctgaagaaaaaaggagaacGACAGGAGAATTAAAA GTGTTATTGGATGAAGAATCGAATATTATTGTTGACGATGAAGAGACGAAACGTGAAGAGCGCAAGTCGAAGATGTTGCTGCGTCGAACTACGTTGGTGACGAACATGTCTAACCATTTCGATGACGATGATCTCAGCGAATCGACGTCTTCCGAAGAAGCAACGGAAAAT CATGAAGAAAGACTAACGCATGAAGAAAAAGCAGACGCATTAAAAAATACCTATGTCGAACTTGTAATAAAAAGCAGGAAATTGTATTTGGATTATCACGAAAGTCATCCtggcttttttattttagtg TTGCTTATGGATAATTATACAAAAGCTTTTGACTCATTAATTGATTTCATTCATGAGTCATATACGAGTT
- the LOC139813667 gene encoding uncharacterized protein isoform X2 — translation MRFHRDQSFFDVGKQSQGRDIFALLICIDQHGNCLYGLLESLRNVRDEIIKMEKKKKIAAINGKIGGAKRNRGAVRGRGGFRGRGARIKRNVGPILKNQQQQNWQRNANTASNARGGFARNRFKRNGHLARSRSNLSLNQKANNVRGGAFNVRRGNRGNRFGLTRSRSRTNLTFNQGGFFTNNKSPLKRTSSLPNLRDPNSVHNRLGYQSPAQIAYRNRVKRAKQLLLQRQNQRLNLQNQFRMAQTGQKIGLHPMQPRTLGRQQILTSQRRFTTGGLRSDQIARAQRRAQYEQKLMRMNSARMTPTPNVNFMCTLGSEYMPTTTRQRPLTLAQSRQPATISSPRQLPRGRSPYRQSAQGLNMVGRAPLFGRQRSRSRSRSRSRTHNTTTSDSSGDVDDRNFSEVMYSLSGNLGVTGRTLNERFSF, via the exons ATGAGATTTCATCGCGATCAGTCGTTTTTTGATGTTGGCAAGCAATCCCAGGGCAGGGATATATTTGCGTTACTTATTTGTATCGATCAACATGGCAATTGTTTATACGGGCTCCTTGAAAGTCTTCGAAATGTAAGAG ATGAGATCATAAAgatggagaaaaagaaaaagattgcGGCGATCAACGGAAAGATCGGCGGCGCCAAGCGCAATCGCGGTGCTGTTCGTGGTCGAGGTGGATTTAGAGGACGAGGTGCGAGAATCAAGCGCAATGTCGGGCCCATTCTGAAGAATCAACAGCAACAGAATTGGCAGCGCAATGCGAATACCGCGAGTAACGCGCGCGGTGGTTTCGCTCGGAATCGCTTTAAGAGGAATGGCCATCTCGCGAGGTCGCGCAGCAACTTGAGCCTGAATCAGAAGGCGAACAATGTGAGAGGAGGCGCGTTCAATGTGCGCCGTGGCAACAGAGGCAACAGATTCGGTCTTACTCGTAGCCGGAGCCGCACGAACCTGACGTTCAATCAGGGCGGCTTCTTCACTAACAACAAGAGCCCGCTGAAGCGAACGAGCAGTTTGCCCAATTTGCGAGATCCGAATTCTGTCCACAATCGTCTGGGGTATCAGAGCCCCGCTCAGATTGCCTATCGAAATCGCGTGAAACGAGCGAAGCAGCTGCTGTTACAGAGACAGAATCAGCGATTAAACTTACAGAATCAATTTAGA ATGGCACAGACCGGCCAGAAGATCGGTTTACATCCAATGCAGCCGAGAACTTTGGGAAGACAACAGATACTAACGTCGCAACGTCGCTTTACTACCGGCGGACTACGATCGGATCAGATCGCTCGTGCACAGAGACGGGCGCAATACGAACAGAAATTGATGCGAATGAA CTCCGCCCGGATGACCCCTACTCCGAACGTCAATTTCATGTGCACATTGGGAAGCGAATACATGCCTACCACTACCCGTCAGCGACCACTCACCCTCGCTCAGAGTCGACAACCCGCGACCATTAGTAGTCCGCGACAATTGCCCAGAGGACGATCGCCGTACAGGCAAAGCGCACAGGGTTTAAATATG GTTGGGCGAGCACCGTTATTTGGCCGGCAGCGCTCGAGATCAAGATCGCGATCACGCTCGCGTACGCATAACACAACTACATCCGATTCCAGCGGAGACGTCGACGATCGTAATTTCAGCGAAGTTATGTATAGCCTGTCAGGGAATCTCGGCGTTACGGGGCGAACTCTTAACGAACGATTTAGCTTTTAA